ATCCCGACGGCAGGAACGCATCGTCGAGGCGCCGGCTTCGATCTCGGTCATCAGTGAGCAGGAGATCGAACGCGAGGCGTCCCATGGCCAGGTGCCCAAGCTGCTGGAATTCACTCCCGGCGCCGAGGTTACCCAGAGCGGGATCTACGATTACAACTTCAACACTCGCGGCTTCAACAGTTCGCTGAATCGGCGAGTCGCAACCCTCATCGACGGTCGCAACGCCTCGGTACCGTTCCTGGGTGCTCAAGAGTGGGCTGCCGTGTCGTTTCCGCTCGACGATCTGGCGAGCCTGGAGTTCGTCCGTGGGCCCAGTGCTGCGTTGTACGGCGCCAACGCCTCGAGCGGCGTTTTGAATCTGTCGACGAAGTCGCCCCGCCACAGTCAGGGCGGAACCGTGCGTATCTCCGGTGGCGAACTGTCGACGACCAACGTCGACTTTCGTTTCGCGAACGAAGCGGGGGCCGGTTGGTATTACAAGGTGGCCGGCGGAATCCGAAACAGCGGAGACTTCACCGTTTCGCGTAACGGCGCGGCCGAGTATTCCGTTCCATGCACGATGAGCGGCCAGACCAACTGTCTGCCACAGGAGCCTCTGCCCCTGTTGTTGTCGGACGACGACGAGATCAGTTTCGGTGGTGTTCGATTCGACAAGTACTTCAACGACGAGAGTGTCCTCACGTTCGAGGGCGGGACGGCAGATGTCCAGGGACCCGTTTTTCAATCGGGCATCGGTCGTATCCAGCTAATCGATGTCAAGCGGCCGTGGGCCCGGTTCAACTACAACCGCGAGCACTTGAATATAACGGCGAGCTACACGGCTCGAGAGGCCGATAAGCAGTTAGCGCTCGCCAGCGCGCAAAACGTGGCGCTTGACACGGAACGCATTCAATTCGAGGTTCAAACCAACTGGGAATTCGGCGACGACCGTTTCCGGGTCGTCGCGGGTGCATCGCATACGGATGAGGACATCGACAGTCTGGATCCCGCAACCGGCAGGCAGACTCTGATGTTTGCGCCGGTGAGCGCAGACGCCCAGGCGGTTTACGCTCAGGTCGACATTCGCGCCAACGAGAAGGTCAAGGTGGTTCTCGCGGCTCGGTGGGACGACAGCACGTTGCACGATTCCCAGGTTTCGCCCAAGGCCGCTCTGGTCTTCAGCCCCTCCCGGGATCACACACTCCGCTTCACCTATAACGAGGCCTTCCAGGTCGCCAACTACTCAGAGTTCTTCCTGCAGGCGTCGGTGGCGTTACCTGTCGATTTGTCCGCAGTCGAGCCGATCTGCACGGCCAACCCCGACAGCATGGGAATGCCCACCACGCCGGTCGACTGCGGCTTCGGTAACGGGATGACACCGGTCTACGCTCTGGGCAACGACGATCTCGAGTTGGAAGAGATCAAGACAATCGAATTCGGTTACAGCGGCATCCTTGGTGAGAACAGCTACTTCACCGTCGATTACTACAGCAGCAACAACGAAAACTTCATTACCGACCTGGTTTCGCAGATCGGTCCCGGCGGCCGGGTCAATCCCGACTTCGGCCCCTATCAGGCGCCTGCCGGCCTGACACCGACGGCGGAGGCCACGTTGCTCGGGACGCTGGCAGCCGCCGCAATGATGAATCCAAGCCTTGGTCTCCTGACCAATAACTTTGATGGAGCACCGATCCTGGGAGCGCTCACTTACACGAACTTTGGCGAGGTCGACACCCAGGGACTCGATATCGGTCTGAATCACTATTTCAACGGCAATTGGTCGTTGAATGCCGCGTATTCGTACTTCGACTTCGATATCAAGACCGCCGGAGCTAGTCCCGATCAACTGTCGCCAAATTCTCCAGAGCACAAGTTTGTCCTGGGAGTCGGCTATGTGGACTCCAGACATTCCGCCGATCTAAGCGCTCGCTGGGTGGACGACTTCTTCTGGGTGGTCGGGCCGTTCCAGGGCTCTGTCGAGAGCTACACGACCGTCGATTTCAACTGGAACTTCAAGATCAACGATACGATCTCGGTGGGTGCCAACGTCGCCAACCTCCTGGACGAGGAGCACTGGCAGTCCTTCGGTGGCGACTTGCTGGCGCGACGGGGCCTGGTTAACGTCGCCTTCCACTGGGACTAGCCCGGAACGGCTACACTGGCCGCATGAAACCGACGATCAGAATCGTTCATACCGGCGGGACGCTAGGTATGCGGCCCCGCGAACCCGACCGTGCGCTCGCGCCAGACGAATTCGGTACGACCGTCCTCGAGCACGTGCCGGAGCTATCGCGGATTGCGGAGATCGAGGCTCAGGTCGTCTACAACATCGACTCCTGCGATCTGACCCCCACACACTGGATGGAGCTGGCGCGTACGATCCACCGCTGCGCCGACCGTTGCCGCGGGGTGGTCATCACGCACGGGACGGATGCGATGGCTTACACGGCGGCCGCGCTGTCCTTCGTCCTACGGGGGCTGCCGTTCCCGGTGGTCCTGACCGGGTCACAGCGCCCCCTCGCGGACATAAAGACCGATGGGCGGGCCAACCTCATCGGCGCCGTCGATCTGGCGACCCGGGCCATCCCCGAGGTCGGGATCTATTTCGGCGGACTCCTTCTTCGAGGCAATCGAGCGACGAAGACAAGCTCGTTCGCGTTCGGCGCGTTCTCGTCGCCGAACGCACTCCCGCTCGTCGAGGTGGGCGCGGAGGTCCGCCAAATTCAGCCGACCTGGCCCGTGACGGGGGAGTTTCGTGTTGAGGGGTCGTTCGACCCGCGAGTCGTCGTACTACGTCTTGTGCCCGGTCAGTCGATCAAGGCCGCTCGATCCGTAATCGACGCAGAGACCCGCGGCGTCCTGCTCGTCGGCTTCGGAACCGGGAACATCGCCCTGGCGAAGAGCGACCTACAGGATCTTATCCGCGAGTTGACGTCCGCAGGTGTGGTGGTCGCGATCGGCTCCCAGGCCGCGCACGGCCGTGTGGACCTGGGTCGTTATTCGGGAGGTCGTGCGGCTGCAGAGGCCGGGGCGGTCGGGATCGCAGACATGACCCTCGACGCGGCCGTTGTGAAGCTGATGTACCTGCTCGGAACCCACCAAGAGCCCGCGGCGGTGCGGCAGTGGCTTGACCGACCGATCTCCGGGGAAGTAACTCCCGCTACAGAGCAAACTTGATGCGAACCTGGAGCCAGGTCTGAACTTCGACCCCGTTCTTGGTGGCCGGTTCGTATTTCCAACCCCGCACGGCATCGATGGCGGCCTTGTCCAGCATCGACCCCTTGGTGCCCGCGGGATTCAGGATGTCGCCGACGGTTCCGTCTTCCTTCACCAGCACTGTCAACGTGACCACGCCTTCCTGGCGCATCCGTCGCGCAAGCGGGGGATAGGTCGGGGAAACACGATGGACGAGCGTGGGCTTGACATCGACCAATCCCATCTCAACGAGCGCACCCCGAATCGTTCTTGGGGCCTCGGGCGTGAGTTCGATCGCCTCGAGTTCTGCGTCCAGAGCTTCCGCGGTCAGGTCCTGTAGCTGGGCGTTCGAAACGCTGGGATTCGCAATCGGTTCCGCGAGATATTTGGGAGTCTCGACCGCGACCGGTGTCTTCCGCACGAATTTCCGGACCGGCGTCTTACGAGGAGCCGGCGTGACCTTCACGGGTGCAACGTCGACGGGTGCAACGTCCACGGGTGCCGGGTCGACGGGTGCCGGATCCTGCTGGACCGGCTTCTCTACGATCGGTTCGGCGACCTTGTCCTCCGAAAGGGGTTCGGCCTTCGCGGCGAGCAGCGGTACCGGTTCCGCCTGGAACGGTTCCCTTGACGGCGGTTCCGGTGTCGAGTTCGGCGAGAGGAAGACGTAGCCGCCGCCGGCGATCATTGCCAACACGACGACGATCCCGACCCACAGCCCGATCCGGTTGGGGGGCGAGGGGGGAGTCGGGGATGGTGTTGACTCGGATCGATCTCGGACGGCTTCCAGCTCGAGATCCTTGACGGCGTCCTCGAACGCGGTGGGGCTGGTCTCGGGGACGGGCGGTGCGACGGAACGCGCGGCGTCGGTGGGGATCAGTGCGTGCAGAGCCGAGTCGATTTCGCGCTCCGCGTCTTTGCTCACCGCCGGCGCTGGCGGGGGAGTCACGGCGGGGGTGGCCGGTAGCTCGTGCGACTCCTGCGTCGCCTGCGGTGTGTCCTCGGCCTCGGGTTCGGCCTCGGCGTCAGTCTCGTCGCCGACGATTGAATCGATCATGTTGTCGAGCTGATTCATGATCTCGTCTTCGGAGAGATGATCCAGCGCCAACGACTTGTGGGTCTTCTTCTTCGGCGCGGCCTTTGTCACCTGTGACGCGGTCGTGCTGCCCGGGTCGGGAATCAGACGCCGACAGGTTTCGACGAGGGCGGCGGGGTCGACGGGCTTCTCGAAATACTCATCGGCACCGAATTCGGTCAGCGCCTTCGTCCGAAACTGGTCGCCGCGATAGGTCGCCGCAGTGACGATGACCGGAGTTCCTGCCCCCGAGGTTTCGGCCTTGATCGCCCGACAGACGTCGAACCCGCTCCGTTTGGGTACCATGGTCTCGACGATGACTAGATCTGGATGGAGTTCCCGAAAGGCGTCGAGCCCGGATTCGCCGTCCATGGCAATCTGGACGTTGAGACCGGAGTCCGAAAATGCCTCGAGGGTTCCCTCGATCGCAGACGGGTCGTTCTCGATTAAAAGGATGGTCTGCTTCGTCATTTTGCACTGGCCCCATGCGAGATGGTGGCGACGGGCCTTGGGCTCCGCGACCTCCACACAGGGCAAAACATAGGTTCCGGCCCGGCAACCGGCAATCGGCGTGCCCCCGAAACCCGTTACGGTTCGGCGAAATCGCCGGAGGAGTAGAAAGTGCTAAAAAAATGGGCTTTTTGGGTCTTGGTAGGACTCGTGAGTACGGTGGCCGTGGCCGACGGTCCGGACGATTTCGTCTGGCGAACCCTGCGAATCGATTACGTCCACACCGGGACGGCCACGGACGAGCAGTTTGCGTTGCGCCGTATCCGAGTGGAGGGGGAGTGGCCCGGGAGCCGGACCCAACTGCTGGACTCCACCAACCTGGGCAAGTACCGGATCGAGGTCGTCGATCACGGCAGTCAACGTCTCCTGTACAGCCGGGGCTTCGCCAGTATCTACGGTGAGTGGGAAACCACCGGCGAGGCGCGGAGCGGTCAGTGGCGTGCGTTTGAGGAGGCCGTTCGCATTCCGGAACCGCGCGCACCGTTCCAACTCCGAATTCGTAAGCGAGACGCGACGATGAGTTTTCAGGAAGTCTGGTCCCTCGACGTCGACCCGACATCCCGATTCGTGGATCGCCCGGAACGACAGCCGGAAGATGCGGCGGGGGTTCGCGTGGTTCTCGACAACGGTGCGCCGGCGAACCACGTGGATCTCGTAATCCTCGGCGACGGCTACACCGACGACGACGCGGAGCGTTTCAAGAGCGATGTACAGCAGGCTACCGATGCGTTGTTCTCGGTCGAGCCCTTTCGCTCGCGCAAGTCGGACTTCAACGTGCGTTCCGTCTTCACCCCGGCGACGCAACGTGGGATCTCACGACCTCGAGCGGGGGTCTTTAGAGATACACCGCTGGGAGCTCGTTACAACTCCTTCGATTCGGAGCGTTACATGTTGACGCTGGATGATCGACGATGGCGAGATGTCGCGGCGGCGGTTCCCTACGACTTCGTCCTGATTCTGGCCCCTGAACGAAAGTATGGAGGTGGCGGCATCTTCCGTCTCTATTCGACGGCGGCCAGCGGATCGTCGTATTTCGATTACCTCGTAATTCACGAATTCGGTCACCACTTCGCCGGGCTGGCGGACGAGTACTACACATCCGATGTGGCCTACGACGAGTTCGTGCCCGCAAGTGTCGAGCCGTGGGAAGCCAACGTGACGGCGCTCCTGGATCCCGCCGCTCTCAAGTGGGGCGAACGTGTCGATGCGGCGACGCCATTGCCGACGCCGTGGCCCAAGGAACGCTACGAGGAGGCTTCACACGCCAGTCAGGAGCGTCGCCGGATGCTTCGATCCCAGGGCGCGGCGGAGGACGTACTGGAGGGGCTGTTTGATGACGAACGCGAGCTGTTCACCTCGATGCTGGAAGAGCACGAATTCTCGAGGAAAGTCGGTGCCTTCGAGGGAGCGATGTACGAGGCCAGGGGCCTCTATCGACCTACCGCCGACTGCATCATGTTTACCCGCGATGAGGTCGGGTTCTGCCCGGTCTGTAGTGATGCGATCACCCGCGTCATCGACATGTATTCAAACTGAGACGGCCGGGATCGGGAAGCCAATTGACTTCCCCATAACGGTTCGTTAGCGTAGCTTCAGGAGTCGGCCAGTGTTTATTGCCCGAGAGTTTGGTGTGCTGCGACCAATGGTTGGTCGTCCCCAGGATCTTTGTCGATTGGCTCGGGTGGCCGGTCCCGTGTATCGATCGCCGCAAACAGGGCGATAGGAGTCCGTGGAATGGGAACGAGATTGTATGTTGGCAACCTTCCTTTCAGCGCCGATGACAACGAGATTCGCGCGCTCTTCGAGCAAAACGGCCGCAGTGTCTCGGAGATCTATCTGGTGACCGATCGTGAGAGCGGTCGCCCGCGCGGCTTCGGGTTCGTTGAAATGGGCAACGAGGATGACGCCAACGCTGCCATCGAGGAGTTGAACGGTCATCAGATGGGGGGCCGAACTCTCACGGTGAACGAGGCTCGTGAGCGAGGCGGCAACTGATACTAGTGACTCACGCCCAATGACGATTCGCGGGGTGCCCCTGACCGGGCACCCCTTTTTCGTTCAGCCCTTGATTGTTCAGGGCTATCCCGCGGGAACGACGAGAACCTTCGACGCCGCCTGGAAGCCGAGTTGGAGGCCATCGGAATTCGACGTCACGACTCTGACAGTCTCGGCGACCGGATCCCGACTCTCGACCGTGGCGGTCGCACCCGGCACGAGGGCGTGGGATTCGAGCAACCGCAGGAACTCGGCACGTTGATCGACGACCCGCGCCACCCGCAGCGATTCACCCAGCGGGCAATCCAGAAGATCCGAGTAGTCGACCGTCTCGATCTGTCCGCCGGCGTTAGGGATCGGGTCCCCGTGGGGATCGACAGACGGGAAGCCCAGCATCTCATCCATCCGCTCGATCAACCGGTCGGAGAATGCGTGTTCCAGGACCTCCGCCTCGCCGTGGACCTCACTCCAGTCGATACCCATGAACTCCACGAGGAACAGCTCGATCAGGCGGTGACGACGAAGCACATGGGTCGCCAGCTTCGTACCCGCAGGGGTCAGACGAACCCCCATGTACGGTTCATACTCGACGAGTCCCGACTCCGCGAGAGCCTTCATCATGGCCGTCACGGTTCCCGGCGCAACAAGAAGAGCCGACGCGATCCGACCGGTGGAGATAAGCTCCCCGGGCTGATTCTGTTCCTCAAGGTAGATTCGCTTGAGGTAGTCCTCGACGGTACTGCTTGCCATTCGATGCTCCGATTTCGACCACATTCTGTCATAGGGTTCGAGGTTTCGCCCGGTGAGCTACGACCGGGCCTGCCGGTGTACCATCCGGCGGCGTCATGAATCAGATCGTTGAAGAAGCCCTATGCCGAGATGCCGAGCAGATACTGCGCGAGGCGGTCTCCGCTGTTGAGCCGGCCGCCCTGGTACGGCGGGCGTTGCAAGAGGACGGCACTGGCGTGCTCCCCGGTGGAGACGGGCGACTCCATGTCGTCGCTGTGGGCAAGGGCGCCGCATCGATGTACGAGGGGTTCGTCTCGGCCATCGATCGCCATGTCGACGCGGCGATCGTCTGCACGCTCTCCGGCTTGCCGACGCAGCCGTTGGGCAATCTGAGTCATCACGTCACAAGCCATCCGCTTCCGGGCCCGGAGTCGGTGGCTGCCGGCGAGGAGATCTATCGCCTTGCGCAGGCGAGCGGTCCCTCGGATCGGTTCGTCTTGCTGTTGTCCGGAGGGGCCTCGTCGATGATGGAGATGCCACGCGACGGTGTCGGTCATGACGAGGTGCGGGAGACCATCCACGCCTTGCACCACTCCGGAGCGACGATCCACGAGCTGAATTGCGTGCGGAAGCAGCTCTGCCGTCTGAAGGGCGGCGGCCTGGCAGCCGCCCTCGGCGGCGCCACGGCCCTGGGTCTGATCCTCTCGGACGTCATCGACGACGCGGAAGATGTCATCGGGTCGGGCCCCCTGGCCTCCGACCGGACCCACCCCCGTCAAGCGCTCGACATTCTGAGGCTCTATCGACTCGAGGGTCGGACGCCGACCCGAATCCTGCGTTTCCTTCGGGAACGCAAGGCGGAGAAGCCCACGGGTCTCGCCCCTTCAGTGGTTGCCAGGGTGCGCACTCGCGTAATCGGCAACGGCTGGACCGCAGCCCGCGCCGCCGCAACGGAAGCGATTCGGCTTGGCTACGAGACCGAGATCCTCTCTCCGAACCTCGCCGGCGAGGCCCGCGAGGCGGGGCGCTTCATTGCCGCTACCGCACGCCTGGTCGCGACGAGCGTCGGTCCTCCCGACGGCGCCCGCTGCATGGTCTGCTGCGGGGAAAGTCAGGTGACCCTTCGTGGTGACGGGCACGGCGGGAGCAATCAGGAACTGGCGCTTGCAGCCGCCATCGGAATCGATGGCCTGGAGGAGACCCTGGTGGCCTCCATGGACACCGACGGAGTCGACGGTCCCACCGAGGCGGCCGGAGCCTTCGCCACCGGCTCGACGGTCTCCCGGGCTCGGGAACGAGGCATCGATTGCGGGGCAAGTCTCGACAAAAACGATTCCCATGCCGTGTTCGCGTCGCTGGACGATCTGATCGTGAGTGGAGCCACGGGAACCAACGTCTCGGATCTTCAGGTGCTGCTCGTAGGTCGTCGGTCGGAGCTCCTGACCGAATAACGCGACGTCTGCCGTGTATTCCCCCGCGATGCGGCGGTTCCGGCGCTCGACGGGTTGACGGACTCTGCCTGTCAACCTTAGGCTTGCGTAACGAGAAATCTACCGATCGCACCGGCAATTCGGAATTCAAGGAGAAATCACGATGGGTCTGTTGGACAAACTTCGCGGCGAACTTGTCGATATCGTCGAATGGGTTGATCACACCCGTGACACACTCGTCTGGCGTTTCCCTCGCTACCACAATCAAATCAAGAACGGTGCCGCGCTGATCGTTCGGCCCGGCCAGATGGCTGTCTTTGTTCATCGTGGCGAATTGGCCGATGTCTTCGAGCCCGGCAGTTACACGCTGACGGCAGACAACCTTCCGATCCTCAGCACGCTGCAGAGTTGGAAGTTCGGGTTCGATAGCCCATTCAAGTCGGAGGTCTACTTCGTCACCACAAGGCAGGTCACCGAGCTCAAGTGGGGAACCCCCAACCCGATCATGCTGCGGGATCCCGATTTCGGTCCGATCCGTCTGCGAGCCTTCGGTACGTTTGCTCTGAAGGCCATCGAGCCCCGTGCGCTACTCAAGGAACTCGTCGGTACCGACGGTTCGTTCGAGGCGGATGAGATCCACGAGCTTCTTCGCTCGTTCATCAATACGTCGTTTGCGGAAATCATCGGGAAGTCCGACATAGCGGCTCTGGATCTGGCGTCGAGGTATCAGGAGATGTCGGAAACGCTGCGTGCTGCAGTCGTTGCGCGTGTCGACGATGAGTACGGCCTGGATATTCCGCAGCTGTTCATCGTCAACATCTCGCTCCCCGAGGAGGTCGAGAAGGCATTGGATACGCGATCGAGCATGGGCGTCATCGGCGACATGGGTCGGTTCCAGCAGTTCCAGATGGGGCGCGCCATGACGGCGGCCGCGGAGAACCCGTCGGGCGGCGGTGCTGCCGAGGGAATGGGACTTGGGATGGGTTTCGCCATGGCGAGTCAGATGATGCAGGGCATGGGCGCGGCAAACGCTCAGGGGGGCGGCGGCGCACCCCCGAACGTTCCGACCGCGATGTTCCACATTGTCGAGAAGGGTCAATCGATAGGCCCATTCTCTATCCAGCAGATGCAGGAGCGGATCGCCGCGGGAATCGTCACCGTTGAGACTCTGGTGTGGAGCGCGGGAATGGCGAACTGGATGCCGGCAGGCCGAGTGCCAGGTCTGTCATCCCAGTTGTCGCCCCCGCCACCGCCGCCACCGGCGTGACGGATTAACCGATGAACTGCACGAGTTGCGGAGCACCGCTCGACGCCAAGTCGATCATCTGCCGATTCTGCACGACCGCCAACGAGTTGGATCTACGCAGCGCCCGCCGGACGCCAAGAGACGACGAGCAGAGTACGCGCCCGTGCCCGCGTTGTTCGGAAGAGATGCCGACCATCGACATCGGTCGGTCGGCACCGTTCCCGATCGAGCGGTGCGGCAACTGCCTAGGCCTGTTCTTCGATCCCGGTGAGCTGGATCGTATCCTGCGGGACGACTCCGGTTCCTCGCCTCTGGCCGATCGCGAGCGACTGCAGCGCATCGCTGAAGAAGAGACACCGCTGGATGACATGCAGGAAATTCGTTACGTCCCGTGTCCCGTCTGCAAGAACCTGATGAACCGTGTGAACTACGGTCGTCGATCCGGCGTTGTCGTTGATACGTGCAAGGAGCATGGTGTCTGGCTCGATGGTGGCGAACTCCGTCGAGTCCTGTCCTGGCTTCGCGCCGGCGGGCCGGAGCACCAGGAAAACGTCGTTGCCGAGGAACAGCGGCTTGCCGAACGACAAGAGAACTTCAAGCGACAACTCGACAAGATCGAGGCGCGGAAGCGCGAGACGGATCCCAAGAGCGCGTCCACCACGTTCGACGTGATGGACGTGTTGATCGGTTTGTTCGATTGAGTGCAAGCCTTGAGAAAGGTCGTCAGTTCCCGTGCCTGGCCTGCGGCGCCGACGCCGTTTTCGATATCGCGACCCAGCATCTACGTTGCGATTTCTGCGGGTCGATTCGTGAGTTGTCCGTTGACGGGGAACTTTCGCCGGAGGAGCAGGATTATCACGAGACCCTGTCGCGATTGGCCGAACTTCGTAACGACGAAGAGGAAGTCACCGCGTTCAAGGAGGTCGCTTGCGACGATTGCGGAGCGAGAATCCGTTTTCAGGGCACCCTGACAAGTTCGGAGTGTGCCTACTGCGGTGCGCCGCACCAGATCGACAACGTCCACGAGGCCGAGAGTCGGGTTCCGACCGACGGGGTGTTGCCCTTCAAGGTGACCCGCGACGCCGCCCGTGAGGCTTTCCGGAAATGGGTGCGCAGCCGTTGGTTCGCACCCAACGATTTCAAGAAGCGCAGCGACCAGGGGCAGTTCAACGGGGTCTACACGCCGTACTGGACCTACGATTCGATGACGATGAATCAGTACGAGGGAATGCGTGGCGATCACTACTACGTATCCGTCGGCAGCGGAAAGAACCGTCGCCGCGTTCGCCATACACGTTGGTCGCCGGCAAGCGGAACCTTCAGTCGTTTCTTCGACGACGTCCTTGCGGTCGCGGCCCGCGGTTTACCCGACGGCTGGTTGAAGAAACTCGAGCCGTGGCCTCTGCAATCCTGTCGTCCCTATCGACCGGAGTTTCTCTCCGGGTTTCAGGCGCGAACCTATGACATCCCTCTCGACGAGGGTTTTGTCGACGCGAAGGCACAGATTGATGCCGCCCTCCGCAGTGACGTGCGCGGTCGAATCGGCGGCGACGTTCAGCAGGTCCACTCGATCGACACTCGATACGAGGCCATGACCTTCACGCACTTGCTTCTACCGGTCTGGATGATGGTCTTGCGCTACAGGAACAAGCCGTTTCAGATCGTGATTAACGCGGCAACCGGGGAGGTTCAGGGTGCGCGACCCGTCAGCTGGGTCAAGATCACACTTGCGATTCTCGCTGTCGCGGTTACGATCGGAGCGATCGTCGTACTCAAGCGTTAGTCGGCGGACTCCGGAGGCGGTCGTGCGGCCCATTGTCCTTTGTTCCCTCTTGGTTTTCTCGTCGCTCGTGGGAGTGGCGGCCGCGCCGTCTTCGCACGATGTCTGGCTGCTTCAGGACACGAAGGGTCAGACTCTCGACTCCCGGCACTCCGACCGTCTACTGAATCCGGCGTCCGTGCTGAAGATCGCCACCAGTTGGTGGGCCCTCGAGACGCTGGGCTTCGATCATCGATTCGAGACGCGGTTCTTTCTGGCCGGAGAGATCGATCGCGAGCGATCCACTCTCATCGGCGACCTCGTGGTCCTTGGCGGTGGCGATCCGGACTTTCACGGCGAGAATGGCTGGCTTGTTGCCGAGGCGCTGGCACGGCTCGGCGTCCGGCGGGTGACCGGCGACCTGAGGGTGACGCCGAAGTTCTACATGGGCTGGGAGGGCGGGATCCCGTACGAGACGAATTCCGTTCTACGCGGCGAGACGATGGGCCGGAGACTCAGGGATGCTCTCGACCCGGACCGCTGGGATCGTTCCACACGTCGTGGCCTCGAAGAGTTTGCGGGTAGGAGCGGACGTTCGCTCGAGTCGTTTCCCTCTATTCGATTCGCTGGCGATGTGGTCGGGCTCTCTGCCGAACCGCCGATCGATGGGTTGTCCGCATCGATCGTGCATCGGTCCAACCCGTTACCGATCCTCCTGAAGCGTTTTACGAGCTACTCCAACAACGACATCGATCGTCTGTCCGACACGCTGGGGCAGCCGGCCGAGCTCGGGCGGTTTCTGACGAGCAAATTGAATCTGTCCGAGGATCGTGTCGAGGTCGGTTCGCTCTCCGGTCTGGAGACTAATCGGCTCAGCTGCGATTCCATCGTTTCTCTGCTGGATGCATACGCGTCCTTCGTAGCGCAACACGATTCGGAACTGGCCGACCTCCTTCCCGCCAACGGCTGCGATCCCGGCACGCTCGAGAACTTCCCCGGGCTGGAGTCCTTGCCGGCGGCAACAATCGTCGCCAAGACGGGGACACTGCTTCGTACCGACGACGGAGTCTCGGTCGTTGCGGGAGTGTTGCAGACCGATGAGGGCCAACGGACATTCTGTCGGGCGGCCTTGAAGAGCGGACGTCGAACCCTCGACGCCAGGCACGATGCGGAGAATTGGCTTCTGGCGTCGATCGACTTCACGCCTTCATCGACGATCGGGTGCGGGGCACCGGTGGTTCATTCGGACGATGACGTGGAACTCGAGGTCAGGCATCCCCGATTACCCCTGGCCAAGGGTGAGAACTGGCCCGGGTTCCTTGGTCGGAACGGTCGTCCCGTCTCCGAAGAAGGGCCGTTGCCGAAGCGCTACCTGAAAGAGACGCCGCCGGTACGCTGGCACGTCGAGGCAGGCGAGGGGTACGCCGCCCCCTCGATCGCAGACCGCACGGTCTATTTCTTTGACCGCGTGGATGCCGAGGCCCGGCTGCGGGCCATCGACGCGTCAAGTGGCAGGACGATCTGGGAGAGCCGCTACCCGACGGACTATGTCGATACGTATCAGTTCAGTAACGGGCCGCGCAGCTCACCGGTCATCGCGGACGGCCGGGTCTACACGTTCGGCGTCGAAGGACGGCTGCGAAGCCATTCGACTGATGACGGCCGGCTGCTGTGGGAGATCGACACGACCGCAAAGTTCGGTGTCGTCCAGAACTGCTTCGGCGTAGGAAGCACGCCGGTGATCGAGAACGACCTACTGATCGTTCCTGTCGGCGGGAGTCCTCCCGATAGCCCACCCTTCGAC
This sequence is a window from Acidobacteriota bacterium. Protein-coding genes within it:
- a CDS encoding RNA-binding protein; this encodes MGTRLYVGNLPFSADDNEIRALFEQNGRSVSEIYLVTDRESGRPRGFGFVEMGNEDDANAAIEELNGHQMGGRTLTVNEARERGGN
- a CDS encoding IgA Peptidase M64, whose product is MSTVAVADGPDDFVWRTLRIDYVHTGTATDEQFALRRIRVEGEWPGSRTQLLDSTNLGKYRIEVVDHGSQRLLYSRGFASIYGEWETTGEARSGQWRAFEEAVRIPEPRAPFQLRIRKRDATMSFQEVWSLDVDPTSRFVDRPERQPEDAAGVRVVLDNGAPANHVDLVILGDGYTDDDAERFKSDVQQATDALFSVEPFRSRKSDFNVRSVFTPATQRGISRPRAGVFRDTPLGARYNSFDSERYMLTLDDRRWRDVAAAVPYDFVLILAPERKYGGGGIFRLYSTAASGSSYFDYLVIHEFGHHFAGLADEYYTSDVAYDEFVPASVEPWEANVTALLDPAALKWGERVDAATPLPTPWPKERYEEASHASQERRRMLRSQGAAEDVLEGLFDDERELFTSMLEEHEFSRKVGAFEGAMYEARGLYRPTADCIMFTRDEVGFCPVCSDAITRVIDMYSN
- a CDS encoding asparaginase, translating into MKPTIRIVHTGGTLGMRPREPDRALAPDEFGTTVLEHVPELSRIAEIEAQVVYNIDSCDLTPTHWMELARTIHRCADRCRGVVITHGTDAMAYTAAALSFVLRGLPFPVVLTGSQRPLADIKTDGRANLIGAVDLATRAIPEVGIYFGGLLLRGNRATKTSSFAFGAFSSPNALPLVEVGAEVRQIQPTWPVTGEFRVEGSFDPRVVVLRLVPGQSIKAARSVIDAETRGVLLVGFGTGNIALAKSDLQDLIRELTSAGVVVAIGSQAAHGRVDLGRYSGGRAAAEAGAVGIADMTLDAAVVKLMYLLGTHQEPAAVRQWLDRPISGEVTPATEQT
- a CDS encoding TonB family protein, translating into MTKQTILLIENDPSAIEGTLEAFSDSGLNVQIAMDGESGLDAFRELHPDLVIVETMVPKRSGFDVCRAIKAETSGAGTPVIVTAATYRGDQFRTKALTEFGADEYFEKPVDPAALVETCRRLIPDPGSTTASQVTKAAPKKKTHKSLALDHLSEDEIMNQLDNMIDSIVGDETDAEAEPEAEDTPQATQESHELPATPAVTPPPAPAVSKDAEREIDSALHALIPTDAARSVAPPVPETSPTAFEDAVKDLELEAVRDRSESTPSPTPPSPPNRIGLWVGIVVVLAMIAGGGYVFLSPNSTPEPPSREPFQAEPVPLLAAKAEPLSEDKVAEPIVEKPVQQDPAPVDPAPVDVAPVDVAPVKVTPAPRKTPVRKFVRKTPVAVETPKYLAEPIANPSVSNAQLQDLTAEALDAELEAIELTPEAPRTIRGALVEMGLVDVKPTLVHRVSPTYPPLARRMRQEGVVTLTVLVKEDGTVGDILNPAGTKGSMLDKAAIDAVRGWKYEPATKNGVEVQTWLQVRIKFAL
- a CDS encoding TonB-dependent receptor; translated protein: MATRRVLGFLILIVLFGTLVVAQSTGRIGGQVVREDGSGVGGVVVVIAQTSAATLTDNNGNFSFSGVPAGTYAVTFTFGDQSTGAEDVVVKAGEETQIRQTVDWSISYAESLTVYSASRRQERIVEAPASISVISEQEIEREASHGQVPKLLEFTPGAEVTQSGIYDYNFNTRGFNSSLNRRVATLIDGRNASVPFLGAQEWAAVSFPLDDLASLEFVRGPSAALYGANASSGVLNLSTKSPRHSQGGTVRISGGELSTTNVDFRFANEAGAGWYYKVAGGIRNSGDFTVSRNGAAEYSVPCTMSGQTNCLPQEPLPLLLSDDDEISFGGVRFDKYFNDESVLTFEGGTADVQGPVFQSGIGRIQLIDVKRPWARFNYNREHLNITASYTAREADKQLALASAQNVALDTERIQFEVQTNWEFGDDRFRVVAGASHTDEDIDSLDPATGRQTLMFAPVSADAQAVYAQVDIRANEKVKVVLAARWDDSTLHDSQVSPKAALVFSPSRDHTLRFTYNEAFQVANYSEFFLQASVALPVDLSAVEPICTANPDSMGMPTTPVDCGFGNGMTPVYALGNDDLELEEIKTIEFGYSGILGENSYFTVDYYSSNNENFITDLVSQIGPGGRVNPDFGPYQAPAGLTPTAEATLLGTLAAAAMMNPSLGLLTNNFDGAPILGALTYTNFGEVDTQGLDIGLNHYFNGNWSLNAAYSYFDFDIKTAGASPDQLSPNSPEHKFVLGVGYVDSRHSADLSARWVDDFFWVVGPFQGSVESYTTVDFNWNFKINDTISVGANVANLLDEEHWQSFGGDLLARRGLVNVAFHWD